In Geotalea uraniireducens, one genomic interval encodes:
- a CDS encoding DUF169 domain-containing protein encodes MIEQSILEDTKTFLGYLGLTEEPIGVYYADSKPEHAFGPKAGPPISRELEEQGQLNMQEVFQNFSCVIGNIWLARKKRGTAYISTEEYGCPGGIFYCSMMKPNIRFIEHYVTTGFEGTPIHGERYLPSPEAMRKFLDTVNPRKAPAKYCLFKPLSLFSGSEVPEFVIFFARPEVLSGLFTHTTFTTGEADSVASPFGAGCTNIVSWPLYYQQQGIEKAVLGGFDPSARKYMKTDELTFTVPWSLYQKMLKALPDSVFNVDGAWTTVRKKINHSAKIWGEGI; translated from the coding sequence ATGATTGAACAATCAATCCTCGAAGACACCAAAACGTTCCTAGGCTATCTCGGTTTGACAGAAGAGCCGATCGGCGTCTATTACGCTGACTCCAAACCGGAACATGCGTTCGGCCCCAAGGCCGGCCCACCTATTTCTCGCGAATTGGAAGAGCAAGGGCAACTGAACATGCAGGAGGTCTTTCAAAACTTTTCCTGCGTCATTGGCAACATCTGGTTGGCAAGGAAGAAACGGGGTACCGCCTACATCTCTACTGAAGAGTATGGGTGCCCCGGCGGGATTTTTTACTGTTCCATGATGAAGCCAAACATCAGGTTCATTGAGCACTATGTAACCACAGGGTTTGAAGGAACCCCCATTCATGGTGAGCGGTACTTACCTTCCCCCGAGGCAATGAGAAAATTTCTGGACACGGTCAATCCCCGAAAAGCCCCGGCAAAATACTGCCTCTTCAAGCCTCTATCGCTATTTTCGGGAAGCGAGGTGCCTGAATTCGTCATCTTTTTTGCCCGCCCTGAAGTACTAAGCGGCCTGTTCACCCACACCACCTTCACCACCGGAGAGGCCGACAGTGTGGCGTCACCCTTCGGAGCCGGCTGCACCAACATTGTCTCCTGGCCTCTTTATTATCAGCAACAAGGCATAGAAAAAGCAGTGTTGGGCGGTTTTGACCCGTCAGCAAGAAAATACATGAAGACTGACGAATTAACGTTTACGGTTCCCTGGTCACTGTATCAAAAAATGCTGAAGGCATTGCCTGACTCCGTATTCAACGTCGATGGTGCATGGACGACCGTGCGCAAGAAGATCAATCATAGCGCCAAGATATGGGGTGAAGGCATTTGA
- the queD gene encoding 6-carboxytetrahydropterin synthase QueD — MYKLKIQTSFAAAHCLINYQGECENLHGHNWKVEVSVTVQQLDKAGLGIDFKILKQETNALLRTLDHKYLNELAPFREVSPSSENISCYLYHELSLRLNDGNVKVDSITVWESDNAAATYYE, encoded by the coding sequence ATGTATAAACTTAAAATTCAAACGTCTTTCGCTGCGGCCCATTGTCTTATCAATTATCAGGGGGAGTGCGAAAACCTGCATGGTCACAACTGGAAAGTCGAGGTTTCCGTGACTGTCCAGCAGCTCGATAAGGCGGGGCTGGGAATCGATTTCAAGATTCTCAAGCAGGAGACCAATGCGTTGTTGCGCACCCTTGACCACAAATATCTCAATGAATTAGCTCCGTTCCGCGAAGTGTCGCCATCCTCGGAGAATATTTCGTGCTACCTGTACCACGAGCTTTCCTTACGGCTCAACGACGGTAACGTGAAGGTCGATAGTATTACCGTCTGGGAGTCGGACAATGCTGCTGCCACCTATTATGAATAG
- a CDS encoding molybdopterin-dependent oxidoreductase, protein MTEIRRSYCGLCHPRCGTLLHYENDKVVKVTGDPDHPINRGAICERGRLMLDHLYHPQRLNFPLKRVGEKGEGRWERISWDQALDEVAEKLHQPYWAP, encoded by the coding sequence ATGACAGAAATTCGTAGAAGCTATTGCGGTCTTTGTCATCCCCGCTGCGGGACCTTGCTGCATTATGAGAATGACAAAGTGGTGAAAGTCACTGGCGATCCGGATCATCCAATCAACCGGGGTGCTATCTGCGAACGCGGCCGGTTGATGCTGGACCACCTCTATCATCCGCAACGTTTGAATTTTCCTTTAAAAAGAGTTGGTGAAAAAGGCGAAGGCCGCTGGGAGCGGATCAGCTGGGACCAGGCCCTGGACGAAGTCGCTGAAAAGCTACATCAACCGTATTGGGCTCCATAA
- a CDS encoding 7-carboxy-7-deazaguanine synthase QueE produces the protein MNSPPAELAEVFSSIQGEGELIGLRQVFIRFRGCNLQCDYCDTPTARTGEPCLMEQTPGRRDFVPVTNPVALERILALVDGWHRGWTGVHHSVSITGGEPLMNYEILHSWLPELRAFLPIYLETNGVMHTALERLIGHIDMIGMDIKIPSTSGCTDLWDDHRRFLEIAATKKTVVKVVVDEQTEDWEIERCAEIVRAVAGSIPLILQPVTNPDNRIGISPVKLLEFQEIACRNLHDVRVIPQTHKFMGQL, from the coding sequence ATGAATAGTCCACCCGCTGAACTTGCCGAGGTTTTTTCGTCAATACAGGGTGAAGGCGAGCTGATCGGTTTGCGACAGGTTTTCATCCGTTTTCGCGGCTGTAATTTGCAGTGCGATTACTGTGACACGCCGACTGCACGCACCGGCGAGCCGTGCCTTATGGAGCAGACTCCCGGCCGTCGCGATTTTGTTCCGGTGACAAACCCGGTAGCGCTTGAACGGATACTTGCCTTGGTCGACGGATGGCACAGAGGCTGGACCGGGGTGCATCATTCCGTCAGTATCACCGGCGGCGAGCCACTGATGAATTATGAAATTCTCCACTCGTGGCTGCCGGAGCTGAGGGCGTTTCTTCCCATTTATCTTGAAACCAATGGTGTCATGCACACCGCTCTCGAAAGGCTCATCGGCCATATCGACATGATCGGTATGGATATCAAGATTCCGTCCACCTCCGGATGTACCGATTTATGGGATGATCACCGTCGTTTCCTTGAAATCGCTGCGACGAAGAAGACAGTCGTAAAGGTTGTGGTCGATGAGCAAACGGAAGATTGGGAAATTGAACGGTGCGCCGAAATCGTCAGAGCAGTCGCCGGAAGTATTCCTTTGATTCTACAGCCGGTCACCAACCCGGATAACAGGATTGGCATCAGCCCGGTCAAGTTGCTCGAGTTCCAGGAAATTGCCTGCCGTAACCTTCACGATGTCCGCGTAATCCCGCAAACCCACAAATTCATGGGGCAGCTCTGA